The following are encoded together in the Bubalus bubalis isolate 160015118507 breed Murrah chromosome 14, NDDB_SH_1, whole genome shotgun sequence genome:
- the LOC102401702 gene encoding lysozyme-like protein 1: MKAAGILALMGCLVTVVEPKIYTRCKLAKIFSRASLDNYRGFSLGNWICMAYYESHYNTTAQTQLEDGSTDYGIFQINSDTWCRSTKLQEKNRCHVACSALMTDDLTDAIICAKKIVKETDGMNYWQGWKKNCEGRDLSEWKKGCEVS; the protein is encoded by the exons ATGAAGGCTGCTGGTATTTTGGCCCTGATGGGCTGCCTGGTCACAGTCGTTGAGCCCAAAATCTACACTCGGTGTAAACTGGCAAAAATATTTTCGAGGGCCAGCCTGGACAATTACCGAGGCTTTAGCCTTGGAAACT ggATCTGCATGGCCTACTATGAGAGCCACTACAACACCACGGCTCAGACCCAGCTGGAGGACGGAAGCACCGACTATGGCATCTTTCAGATAAACAGTGACACGTGGTGCAGAAGTACAAAGCTACAAGAGAAAAACCGCTGTCATGTGGCCTGCTCAG CCTTGATGACTGATGACCTCACGGATGCAATTATCTGTGCCaagaaaattgttaaagaaaCGGATGGCATGAACTACTG gcaAGGCTGGAAGAAGAACTGTGAGGGCAGAGACCTGTCTGAATGGAAAAAGGGATGCGAGGTTTCATGA